From a region of the Vicia villosa cultivar HV-30 ecotype Madison, WI unplaced genomic scaffold, Vvil1.0 ctg.001349F_1_1, whole genome shotgun sequence genome:
- the LOC131634774 gene encoding subtilisin-like protease SBT5.6: MNNIISTTCLFLLLLPLTSCTTKNKEVYLVEFEENTNEDKTLHEIENTHHSYLLLVKETEEDAKASLLYSYKHTFNGFAALLTPNEANNLSGMEGVGSVRKSERKIYSLHTTRSWKFVGLDRSFDSYEEKSNETNGDLLAKGKYGQDIIVGMIDNGVWPDSKSFSDEGMGPVPQKWKGVCQNGTEFGSTNCNRKIIGARYYLQGYESIYGPLNETDDYKSARDKDGHGTHTSSIVAGRAVPNASALGGFARGTAIGGAPLARLAIYKACWAIKGKPKNEGNLCTNIDMLKAIDDAIEDGVDVISISIGFPEPVKYDDDVIAKSSLQAVRKNIVVVCSAGNAGPVPHSLSNPAPWIITVGASTVDRSFVAPIKLSNGTIIEGRSITPLHKENIFRPLVLASDVEYAGITSANSSGFCLDNTLDPIKVKGKIVLCMRGIGGRLKKGLEVERAGGFGFILGNNKTYANDLASDLHFIPATAVTYENTLKLIQYINSTLNSMAQLLPGTTVLDTKPAPSMALFSSRGPNIIDPNILKPDITAPGVDILAAWTAEDGPTRMTDHDNRVVKYNIFSGTSMSCPHVSAASVLLKAMHPTWTPAAIRSALMTSAKTTDNTGTTITDETGNPATPFAMGSGHFNPKRASNPGLIYDASFNDYLLYLCNLKLTQNISITYTCPNPLPQPFDLNYPSIQIHKLNYTKTITRTVTNVGRSKSVYKFISKPPKEFSMKATPSVLKFTYVGQKRNFVITVTENREELASESDSEKYFFGWYSWTDRYHVVNSPVAVSFQ, encoded by the exons ATGAACAACATCATTTCCACAACATGTTTGTTCCTTCTCCTTCTTCCATTAACCTCATGCACTACCAAAAACAAAGAG GTTTATCTTGTTGAATTTGAAGAAAACACTAATGAAGATAAAACACTGCATGAAATAGAGAATACACATCACTCTTATTTGCTTTTGGTGAAAGAAACTGAGGAAGATGCTAAGGCTTCACTTCTTTATAGCTACAAGCACACTTTCAATGGCTTTGCTGCATTACTTACACCAAATGAAGCCAATAATCTCTCTG GAATGGAAGGAGTGGGGTCTGTGAGAAAGAGTGAGAGAAAGATATACTCATTGCATACCACTAGGTCATGGAAGTTTGTAGGGTTAGATAGGTCATTTGATTCTTATGAGGAAAAATCCAATGAAACAAATGGAGATTTATTGGCCAAAGGAAAATATGGGCAAGATATTATAGTAGGAATGATTGATAATG GTGTATGGCCAGACTCAaagagcttcagtgatgaagggATGGGACCTGTTCCACAAAAATGGAAAGGAGTGTGCCAAAATGGAACTGAATTTGGTTCAACTAATTGCAATAG AAAGATAATTGGAGCAAGGTACTACTTGCAAGGTTATGAAAGTATCTATGGTCCTTTAAACGAAACAGATGATTACAAATCAGCTCGTGACAAAGACGGTCATGGAACACACACGTCATCAATAGTAGCAGGGCGAGCAGTTCCTAATGCATCAGCACTCGGAGGCTTCGCCAGAGGCACTGCCATTGGCGGAGCCCCATTAGCCCGCCTTGCAATATACAAAGCATGTTGGGCGATAAAAGGAAAACCGAAAAACGAAGGAAACCTTTGCACAAACATTGATATGCTTAAAGCTATAGATGATGCAATTGAGGATGGTGTTGATGTTATAAGTATTTCAATTGGGTTTCCTGAGCCAGTGAAATATGATGATGATGTTATTGCTAAGAGTTCTTTACAAGCTGTTAGGAAAAACATTGTTGTTGTTTGTAGTGCTGGAAATGCTGGTCCTGTTCCTCATAGTTTGTCTAATCCTGCTCCTTGGATTATTACTGTTGGTGCTAGTACGGTTGATCGTTCTTTTGTTGCTCCGATTAAGCTTAGCAATGGCACAATCATTGAg GGAAGATCCATTACACCACTCCACAAAGAAAACATTTTCCGTCCATTAGTTCTAGCTAGTGATGTTGAATATGCAGGCATAACAAGTGCTAATTCTTCAGG gttttgtctagacaatactCTTGACCCTATAAAAGTAAAAGGGAAGATAGTTTTGTGTATGAGAGGGATTGGTGGAAGACTGAAAAAAGGGTTGGAAGTTGAAAGAGCTGGTGGTTTTGGTTTCATACTTGGGAACAATAAAACTTATGCAAATGATTTAGCTTCTGATCTTCATTTTATTCCAGCCACTGCAGTTACCTATGAGAACACCTTAAAACTTATTCAATATATTAATTCTACCCTTAATTCAATGGCACAACTTTTGCCTGGAACAACTGTGTTAGATACCAAACCAGCACCCTCTATGGCCTTGTTCTCTAGTAGAGGTCCTAATATAATTGACCCTAACATTCTAAAG CCTGACATAACAGCACCAGGAGTAGACATATTGGCAGCATGGACAGCTGAAGATGGACCTACAAGAATGACTGATCATGATAATAGAGTTGTTAAGTACAATATCTTCTCAGGAACATCAATGTCTTGTCCTCATGTTTCTGCTGCATCTGTTCTTCTCAAAGCCATGCACCCTACTTGGACTCCTGCTGCTATTAGGTCTGCCCTAATGACTTCAG CAAAAACAACAGACAATACAGGAACCACTATAACAGATGAAACAGGAAACCCTGCAACACCTTTCGCAATGGGTTCTGGTCACTTCAACCCTAAAAGAGCATCAAATCCCGGACTCATTTACGATGCATCCTTCAATGATTATCTTCTTTACCTTTGTAATCTGAAATTAACACAAAACATAAGCATAACATATACTTGTCCAAATCCATTACCTCAACCATTTGACCTCAATTATCCATCAATACAAATCCATAAACTCAATTACACCAAGACTATAACAAGGACAGTGACCAATGTTGGTAGAAGCAAAAGTGTTTACAAGTTTATTTCAAAGCCACCAAAGGAGTTTAGCATGAAAGCCACTCCTAGTGTTTTGAAATTTACATATGTTGGACAGAAAAGAAATTTTGTCATCACAGTGACAGAAAATAGAGAGGAGTTAGCAAGTGAAAGTGATTCTGAGAAGTACTTTTTTGGATGGTATAGTTGGACTGACAGATATCATGTTGTGAATAGTCCAGTGGCAGTGTCTTTTCAATAA
- the LOC131634784 gene encoding uncharacterized protein LOC131634784 produces MQWEPKIASSWMLKSIVKVRGLTTQSEYWKDSIQKNQFNTNAMYKELRGSYTNQTWRKILFQNYARPRACFTLWLAILNRLPTKDRLRKINIQTDGICSFCDQTESIEHLFFLCRFTSHVWVQIMEWIGYNRRCKSWEEEKQWLSIETAKKGWRRCLLRLAIAEVTYQLWQLRNEKKFGQSQVTRDIIMKIKHTIGIRACSKRALKNHVSMDTMAIS; encoded by the coding sequence ATGCAGTGGGAGCCTAAGATTGCCAGCTCGTGGATGCTCAAGAGTATAGTTAAGGTCAGAGGGCTTACTACGCAGAgtgagtattggaaagatagtaTTCAGAAGAACCAGTTTAACACCAATGCCATGTATAAGGAACTGAGGGGAAGCTATACTAATCAGACTTGGAGGAAGATTCTGTTTCAAAACTATGCGAGACCAAGGGCATGTTTCACTCTTTGGCTAGCTATTCTGAACCGGCTTCCAACCAAAGATAGATTGAGGAAGATCAATATTCAAACAGATGGAATTTGTAGTTTTTGTGATCAAACTGAAAGTATCGAGCATCTGTTCTTTCTTTGCAGGTTTACTAGTCATGTTTGGGTGCAAATCATGGAATGGATTGGCTATAATCGAAGATGTAAAAGTTGGGAGGAGGAGAAGCAGTGGCTCTCTATTGAAACAGCGAAAAAGGGATGGAGACGCTGCCTTCTTAGGTTGGCTATTGCTGAAGTCACTTACCAGCTATGGCAGCTTCGTAATGAAAAAAAATTTGGCCAAAGTCAGGTTACTAGGGACATTATTATGAAGATCAAACATACTATAGGTATTAGAGCTTGTTCTAAAAGAGCATTGAAGAACCATGTGAGTATGGATACAATGGCTATTAGTTGA